A single genomic interval of Hevea brasiliensis isolate MT/VB/25A 57/8 chromosome 4, ASM3005281v1, whole genome shotgun sequence harbors:
- the LOC110633038 gene encoding putative pectinesterase/pectinesterase inhibitor 28, translating into MTYGYDGAEDAAQRKKKVAVIGVSSIILVAMVVAVAVGVNGDPNAGGSSAESSSANQISTSSKSIQAICQPTDYRQTCETSLTEAAGNTSDPHKLVQAGFQVAIDSLREAIKNSTTLREVAEDPMAKQALDNCEELMDDAIEDLKTSFKQVGDFDISKLDEYVANLKIWLSATITYQQTCLDGFDNTTGPAGQKMREILTLSSQLTSNGLAMVTGLSSILKDLSLAGLTGRRLLNDNGLPSWVTREKERILAETAATIKPDMTVAQDGSGQYKTINEAVKNIPKKRNTTFVLYIKAGIYKEQVTISRSMTHIMMIGDGPTKTKITGSLSYAGGVQTFKTSTVSVSGSHFIAKDIGFENTAGAIGHQAVALRVQSDMSIFYNCRMDGYQDTLYSHTYRQFYRDCTITGTIDFIFGDAAAVFQNCNLVVRRPLESQRCIITAQGRNNSRQATGFVIQNCTITAAPDYFPFRFRNAAYLGRPWRQYSRTIYMQSQIDDLIDPEGWMPWMGSFGLDTCSYSEYDNRGPGAVATKRVTWKGIKKVSPEEADGFTAAKFIDGDLWIPATGVPYTPGMIKL; encoded by the exons ATGACTTACGGGTATGATGGAGCCGAAGATGCAGCCCAAAGGAAGAAGAAGGTCGCCGTTATTGGCGTCTCATCAATTATCCTGGTTGCTATGGTAGTTGCAGTGGCGGTTGGGGTCAATGGCGACCCAAATGCTGGTGGTTCGTCTGCAGAATCCAGCTCTGCTAACCAGATATCCACCTCCTCCAAGTCAATACAGGCCATTTGCCAACCAACAGATTATAGACAAACCTGCGAGACTAGTCTCACCGAAGCTGCAGGTAACACCAGTGACCCTCACAAGCTTGTGCAGGCAGGTTTCCAGGTTGCCATTGATTCTCTTCGTGAAGCCATCAAGAACTCCACTACATTGCGAGAAGTTGCAGAAGACCCAATGGCAAAGCAGGCTCTTGATAATTGCGAAGAACTAATGGATGATGCAATTGAGGATCTCAAGACTTCTTTTAAGCAGGTTGGAGATTTTGATATTAGCAAACTGGATGAGTACGTGGCTAACCTCAAAATTTGGCTCAGTGCCACCATCACTTACCAGCAAACTTGTTTGGATGGATTCGATAACACCACTGGTCCTGCTGGGCAGAAAATGAGGGAAATCTTGACCCTTTCTAGCCAACTTACTAGTAATGGACTTGCTATGGTCACTGGCCTCTCTTCCATCCTCAAGGATTTGAGCCTTGCAGGACTTACAGGCCGTAGGCTCCTAAATGACAATGGTTTACCTTCATGGGTGACACGAGAAAAGGAGAGAATCCTCGCCGAAACTGCTGCAACAATTAAGCCTGATATGACTGTTGCTCAGGATGGAAGTGGTCAGTACAAGACTATTAATGAAGCCGTGAAGAATATCCCCAAGAAGAGAAACACAACCTTTGTTCTCTACATCAAGGCAGGTATCTACAAGGAGCAAGTCACCATCTCAAGGAGCATGACCCATATCATGATGATCGGAGATGGCCCTACAAAGACAAAGATCACTGGAAGTCTCAGCTACGCTGGTGGCGTCCAAACATTCAAAACATCAACAGTCT CGGTCAGTGGAAGCCACTTCATTGCCAAGGACATTGGATTCGAGAATACTGCAGGAGCCATTGGACACCAAGCCGTAGCACTCAGGGTACAATCTGATATGTCCATCTTCTATAATTGTCGAATGGATGGCTACCAAGACACACTCTATTCCCACACCTACCGTCAATTCTATCGTGATTGCACAATCACCGGCACCATTGATTTCATCTTCGGTGACGCAGCTGCAGTCTTCCAAAATTGCAACCTTGTGGTTAGGAGGCCATTGGAAAGCCAGAGATGCATCATAACTGCTCAAGGAAGGAATAACTCACGCCAAGCCACTGGTTTCGTCATCCAAAACTGCACCATCACAGCAGCCCCAGATTACTTCCCTTTCCGGTTCCGCAATGCAGCCTATCTTGGTCGGCCATGGAGGCAGTACTCAAGAACCATCTACATGCAATCTCAAATAGATGATTTGATCGACCCAGAGGGTTGGATGCCATGGATGGGTAGCTTTGGCCTCGACACTTGCTCTTACTCTGAGTACGATAATAGAGGACCTGGTGCTGTTGCCACCAAAAGAGTGACATGGAAGGGTATCAAGAAGGTCTCTCCAGAGGAAGCTGATGGCTTCACTGCCGCTAAGTTCATCGACGGAGACCTTTGGATTCCGGCTACCGGCGTGCCTTATACTCCTGGCATGATCAAGCTATAA